The following nucleotide sequence is from Aedes aegypti strain LVP_AGWG chromosome 3, AaegL5.0 Primary Assembly, whole genome shotgun sequence.
TCATATCTTAGCTGATGATCTTCAATTTTAATGATGATTCGTTGTACTTGGTGCGATAGCATGGTTCTTTATTGTCCACTCAGTAATCAGAAAGGCTAGTTGTTGACACAGGAAGCGCCTTCCGTGAATGATCCGGTGCGAAATTGTGCGACAGAAAAGAACTCATCATCTCGAAATTTACCATTAGTCACCAGTATCAGTAGCACTGAAATGATGCCATCGATTTCGTCGGGGGAACTTTTTGATCTCTGACGCAGTACTTGATATCCTTGTAGAACATATAAAAGTGTTGTGTCCGTCGTGTTCTAGTTCAGTGTTGAAATAAGCGCCACGAACGAAACGAATTATACCAGTGAGCAGTTCAGTTGTTAGTTATTCATTGATTGGATTCAAAATGAAGGGTAATTAAGACATGCATAATGACAAGCGTTCGCATACTAATGtttgattttagtttttatagCCATCATACCGTTGTTGTTATCAGTTGGGACATTCGCTAATCCCACCTTCCGGTTCGAAGATGGTGTCATAGACCCAAGATGTCCAGCATTTGATAATCCGATGAATCCTTTCCATTTACCACATGCCAGAGATTGTGGaaagtttttaaaatgtttcaatgGTCGAGCATTTACGATCGATTGCCCACCGGGGCAAGAATATGGGCCAAAGATCCAGCGTTGTGACTATCCGTCGTATGCCCAATGTAGCTCAGCGTTAGCTCAACCTGATCCTGCCGAATTCCGGTTTGAAGATGGAGTTGACGATGCAAGGTGTCCTCGAAATGACGATCCCATGCACCCGTTACATCTGCCACATCCAACGAGCTGTCAGAAGTTTTTGAAATGCTTCAGCGGTCTAAGGTTTGAACTGGATTGTCCACCTGGTCAGCAATGGGCTGCACACCTCAATCGTTGTGATTTCCCATCCATTGCCAAGTGCAAGAGAGATGCTGCTACTTTTCAGGTAGATCAGGATGAAGAAATCAAGGAGGTTGAAGTTATAAATGAGGTCAACGAAGTTCAAGATAGTTTGGATGTGGCGGTGGAAGAAACGGTTGATGACGAACCAGAAATTGTAGCACTCCCAATGAAAGCTGAATTCGTCTACAATGCTGGCATTCCTGATATCCGTTGCCCCCGGACAGATGACCCTTTCCGTCCGATTCATCTTCCACATGCAACTGATTGCGGAAAGTTTCAGAAATGCTTCGATGGTAGAGCATATGTTTTGAACTGCCCACCTGGTCAAGAATTCGGAGCAAAGATCAACCGCTGCGACTATCCACAATACGCACAATGTATGCTGCCTAAGCGTAAAAACCTGGCAAAGATGATGAAGAAGGCAGCTGCTTATGATGATGACTATTACTACAGCGATgaagaatttcctctggaatctTCGGAATGGACAGACGAACAGCGGGAGATGATCGCAGGTGTGCCTGATATCCGCTGTCCAGCGACCGATGATGATAACAACCCTGTTCATCTGACGCATCCGAAAGATTGTGGCAAGTTCTACAAGTGCTACGATGGTCGTGCTTACCTGATTGTATGCCCTGCGGGACAACACTGGAGTGTGCGATATGATCGTTGCGATTATCCAAAGGTGGCGAAATGCACGATTCGTCCGTAGAGTGAAAACCACCTGGGTTTAAACTGACGGTGCATAGACTTAATGGTCTAGtgtttgtatttatttgcaGTATGAATTAGTAATAAAACGGAAGGGCATCGCAAACagcattatttcttattcatttaATCATTTCAtcgtaaataaattatatagtGCCTTTAAAAAGATTATTGTTCAAATTGGAGCTCTGTATTATGTGTTGAAATGTTCTTTGACTTCataatccgaaattttcatttaTCTTTTAAAACTTTGATGCACGTAGAAGACGTCTCCATTCAACTCtgtctatggaccaatgcacgggttcactatttgacgtttcagcggtgccGTGTGATTTACGTTACCATGGTAACTAacgaattcggcaccgctcaagcgCCAAACTAGTGAAGTCgtgcatggaccaatgcacgtgttcactaaaTTGACGTTTgtgcggtgccgaattcactcgttgccatggtcacgtaaacaacacggcaccgcttcaacgtcagatagtgaactcgtgcatcggtccattggccCATAATGGCCCATCACCAgcctcgcatttttttttataaacacttactgggtacccccgttggtttgaccacatttaatctgaacactttttaatctgtactcgcttatttgcacatcgttcatgGAACAgggtaaagtgaaatggaacgctgtggaacggagcgcagaatcaaaacaaaacagtgaaagaggtaaccagaaacacgtttctagggtgactagttgttcaaattaaaaatgaaccccgatggtttgcataagCTACCGTtcaaatggaccaatgcacgagttcactgatttgacgtttaagcggtgccgaattcactagtttccataatcacataaataacacggcaccgctaaaatgtcaaatagtgaacccgtgcataggtccattagcgggggtgcacggtatatattttttgttagtaattaaatataattcatgtaaaatacaaaattatttaatcCTATGCCATTGGGAGCTAtgatataaaatttaatttagttGCTAGAGttaaattaaaatgtttatAGCAATTTGTCTTAAAAGCtcccatttttttatattttgaatatttccctATGACTACTAACAAGCTTACCGTTCAGTACATCTTTAAAAATTCTAccagcatttttttcataaatgtttCCAACGATATCTAAAGGGTTTCCTGCAGACTTCTTTGACGATAACCACAGTAAATActgcagagattcctcctaaAATATTTTCCGGAATTCCTCTACACATtacttaggatttttttttttcaaaaaatatatttaaaaaatttctaaacatttatccaaagaagtcttcaaaaaaaatctaaaatttttggaaaaacatttgaaaaaaaaaattggttgaatttctaaagtaacatttgatcattttttgtaaactcTAAAGTAACGGTTGATGAGCTCCAAAAGGATAACTGAAAGAACATCGGACGGAACCCCTGCagaaatttgtgttttaatAATTACTGGAATAACTGCTGTAGTACTAACTGGTGTAGAACCTTAAAACAATTGATGAATCCGTGAagatttttcttcagaatttactCGAGAAATATTTGCAAGATTAGGAATGCTGAAGAAACTCCGAGAAAAAATTCTGGAGGTCTCTAAAAATTTCTTAGGAGCCTTtagcaggattcactgcaaacagaataaaattgaaatttctatTAAAA
It contains:
- the LOC5572124 gene encoding uncharacterized protein LOC5572124 yields the protein MKVFIAIIPLLLSVGTFANPTFRFEDGVIDPRCPAFDNPMNPFHLPHARDCGKFLKCFNGRAFTIDCPPGQEYGPKIQRCDYPSYAQCSSALAQPDPAEFRFEDGVDDARCPRNDDPMHPLHLPHPTSCQKFLKCFSGLRFELDCPPGQQWAAHLNRCDFPSIAKCKRDAATFQVDQDEEIKEVEVINEVNEVQDSLDVAVEETVDDEPEIVALPMKAEFVYNAGIPDIRCPRTDDPFRPIHLPHATDCGKFQKCFDGRAYVLNCPPGQEFGAKINRCDYPQYAQCMLPKRKNLAKMMKKAAAYDDDYYYSDEEFPLESSEWTDEQREMIAGVPDIRCPATDDDNNPVHLTHPKDCGKFYKCYDGRAYLIVCPAGQHWSVRYDRCDYPKVAKCTIRP